In a genomic window of Flavobacterium sp. KACC 22761:
- a CDS encoding TonB-dependent receptor yields MIIRKIGILIFLVLTAFTSYSQEKFTLSGTIKDNKSNETLIAVNVYIPSLKIGTTTNEYGFYSLTIPKGEHQIEISYVGYQTLQQTVLLNQNTKMNFSLSEGAGQELQEVVIKENKGKINIKSPEMSANKLSIATIKKMPVVLGEVDVLKSILLLPGVTNAGEGASGFNVRGGGADQNLILLDEATIFNSSHVFGFFSVFNPDAIKDLKLYKGGIPARFGGRASSVLDIYQKDGNSKEFHVNGGIGLISSRLLAEGPLVKDKGSFLIGGRASYAHLFLKLSEDQKDNSAYFYDLNTKLSYKLNDNNSLYLSGYFGRDVFSLNKSFTNIYGNSTLNLRWNHLYSDKLFSNLSLIYSDYYYGLDLDFVGFKWDSGIQNYNIKYDFKHYISDKFKLSYGLNGIYYKFNPGTIKPSNPESGINPDQLDKKYAFEPSIYIDAENQLSKKITIAYGLRYSLFYRLGPSSVNLYENNNPVIFNTDMQIYEKATPIGTEYYGKNKSIKNYNNLEPRFSVSYQLNDEQAIKASYNRMAQYLQLISNTSSPTPLDVWMPSDNYIKPQIADQVALGYFRNIKNSAYSLEVETYYKEIQNRLDYIDGADLIANNAIEQVILNGQMRAYGLEIMVKKNEGKFNGWISYTLSKSEQQTPGRTPEETGINNGQWYSSAYDKTHNLAITSAYNLNEKWSFGANFALQSGMPVTYPNGQYQYLGITVPSYGLRNENRLPAYHHLDVSATLTPRKNKDRNWKGEWVFSIYNLYNRKNAASINFRQNTDTGDNEAVKTSIFGIVPAVSYNFRF; encoded by the coding sequence ATGATTATACGAAAGATTGGCATACTTATTTTTTTAGTTCTAACTGCGTTTACATCGTATTCTCAAGAAAAATTCACCCTTAGCGGCACTATAAAAGATAATAAAAGCAATGAAACCTTAATTGCTGTCAATGTCTATATTCCTTCTTTAAAAATTGGAACTACCACAAACGAATACGGATTTTACTCGCTGACAATTCCGAAAGGAGAACATCAAATCGAAATCAGTTATGTAGGTTATCAAACATTGCAACAAACCGTTCTTTTAAATCAAAATACCAAAATGAATTTTAGCCTAAGTGAAGGCGCAGGTCAGGAATTACAGGAAGTTGTAATCAAGGAAAACAAAGGCAAAATAAATATTAAATCGCCCGAAATGAGTGCCAACAAGCTCTCCATTGCTACCATCAAAAAAATGCCCGTAGTTTTGGGAGAAGTTGATGTTCTAAAATCTATTTTATTGCTTCCCGGTGTTACAAATGCTGGCGAAGGCGCGTCTGGATTTAATGTTCGCGGTGGTGGTGCTGATCAAAATTTGATTTTATTAGACGAAGCAACTATTTTTAATTCTTCGCACGTTTTTGGCTTTTTCTCTGTTTTTAATCCGGATGCTATCAAAGATTTAAAACTTTATAAAGGCGGAATTCCAGCGCGCTTTGGAGGAAGGGCTTCATCTGTTTTGGATATTTATCAAAAAGATGGAAACAGCAAAGAGTTTCATGTAAACGGAGGAATTGGATTAATCTCCAGCCGACTTTTAGCTGAAGGTCCTTTGGTAAAAGACAAAGGTTCTTTTTTAATTGGCGGACGCGCTTCTTATGCCCATTTATTTCTAAAACTTTCTGAAGACCAAAAAGACAATTCGGCTTATTTTTATGATTTGAATACCAAATTGAGCTATAAATTAAACGACAACAACAGTTTATATTTATCAGGATATTTTGGGCGCGATGTTTTCAGTTTAAATAAAAGCTTTACGAATATTTACGGAAATTCTACTTTAAATTTGCGATGGAATCATTTGTATTCTGATAAATTGTTTTCGAATCTATCTTTAATTTACAGCGATTATTATTACGGATTGGATCTTGATTTTGTTGGCTTCAAATGGGATTCAGGAATTCAGAATTACAATATCAAATACGATTTCAAACATTACATTTCAGATAAATTTAAATTGAGCTATGGCTTAAACGGAATTTATTACAAATTCAACCCCGGAACCATTAAACCAAGCAATCCAGAATCAGGAATTAATCCAGATCAATTGGATAAAAAATATGCTTTTGAGCCTTCTATTTATATTGATGCCGAAAATCAGCTTTCGAAAAAAATCACAATTGCTTACGGATTGCGATACAGTTTGTTTTATCGTTTGGGACCTTCTTCTGTAAATCTTTACGAAAACAACAATCCAGTAATTTTCAATACTGATATGCAGATTTATGAAAAAGCGACGCCTATTGGTACCGAATATTATGGTAAAAACAAATCAATCAAAAACTATAATAATCTAGAACCTCGTTTTTCTGTTTCGTATCAATTGAACGACGAACAAGCGATAAAGGCTAGTTACAACCGAATGGCGCAATATCTTCAGTTGATTTCAAATACCTCATCACCTACTCCGCTTGATGTTTGGATGCCGAGCGACAATTACATCAAACCTCAAATTGCTGATCAGGTGGCGCTAGGTTATTTTAGAAATATTAAAAACAGTGCTTATTCGTTAGAAGTTGAAACCTATTACAAAGAAATTCAAAACCGACTCGACTATATTGATGGAGCCGATTTAATAGCAAATAATGCTATTGAACAAGTAATTTTAAACGGGCAAATGCGCGCTTATGGTTTGGAAATCATGGTAAAGAAAAACGAAGGGAAATTCAACGGATGGATTTCTTATACTTTATCAAAATCAGAACAACAGACGCCGGGCAGAACTCCAGAAGAAACTGGAATCAACAATGGCCAATGGTACAGCTCGGCTTATGACAAAACACACAATTTAGCCATAACTTCGGCTTATAATTTAAACGAAAAATGGTCGTTTGGTGCTAACTTTGCTTTACAGTCGGGAATGCCGGTCACTTACCCGAACGGACAATATCAATATTTAGGAATCACGGTTCCGAGTTATGGCTTGAGAAACGAAAACCGTTTGCCAGCTTATCATCATTTAGATGTTTCGGCGACTTTGACTCCTAGAAAAAACAAAGACCGAAACTGGAAAGGAGAATGGGTTTTTAGCATCTATAATTTATACAATCGCAAAAATGCAGCTTCAATCAATTTTCGCCAAAACACGGATACAGGCGATAATGAAGCAGTCAAAACATCAATTTTCGGAATTGTTCCTGCGGTGAGTTATAATTTTAGATTTTAA
- a CDS encoding NADP-dependent isocitrate dehydrogenase produces the protein MTQNSKIFYTLTDEAPLLATYSLLPIVQAFTSTAGIAIETRDISLAGRILSNFPESLTDAQKTGDALAELGQLATKPEANIIKLPNISASVPQLKAAIAELQSHGYNVPNYPEDPKNDTEKEIKAKYAKVLGSAVNPVLREGNSDRRAPRAVKNFAKANPHSMGAWSADSKTKVASMSGGDFYGSEKSLTVAEANDVKIEFVAKDGTTTVLKASTPLKAGEIIDSSVLSVSKLKAFAADVIAEAKAAGVLLSVHLKATMMKVSDPIIFGAIVEVYFADVFKKYASLFAELNVDTRNGLGDIYAKIAGRPEQAEVEAAIDQAIANGPALAMVNSDKGITNLHVPSDVIVDASMPAMIRTSGQMWNKEGKAQDTFAVIPDRSYAGVYTATIDFCKKHGAFDPKTMGSVPNVGLMAQKAEEYGSHDKTFQIKGDGVVRVVDANGTVLMEQNVEANDIFRMCQAKDAPIQDWVKLAVNRARLSSTPAVFWLDENRAHDRELIVKVQKYLKDYDTTNLDIRILNPVAATEFTLNRIIKGLDTISVTGNVLRDYLTDLFPILELGTSAKMLSIVPLMNGGGLFETGAGGSAPKHVEQFTEEGYLRWDSLGEFLALGASLEHLGQTLDNSKAIVLSETLDQANDKFLANDKSPARKVGQIDNRGSHFYLAFYWAQALAAQTKDAELKAIFTPIAVEFEANEAKIDAELIGAQGKAQNIGGYYQPTPELVSKAMRPSETFNAIIAKIK, from the coding sequence ATGACACAGAATTCAAAAATTTTTTACACCTTAACTGATGAGGCGCCATTATTAGCGACTTATTCTTTGTTACCAATTGTGCAGGCGTTTACTTCTACAGCAGGTATCGCTATTGAAACAAGAGACATCTCTTTAGCAGGAAGAATTTTATCTAACTTTCCTGAATCCTTGACAGATGCTCAAAAAACAGGAGATGCATTAGCTGAACTTGGTCAATTAGCTACAAAACCAGAAGCTAACATCATCAAATTGCCAAACATTTCAGCATCTGTACCACAATTAAAAGCAGCTATAGCTGAATTACAATCTCACGGATACAATGTTCCAAATTATCCTGAAGATCCTAAAAACGACACTGAAAAAGAAATTAAAGCAAAATATGCAAAAGTATTAGGTTCTGCTGTAAACCCAGTTTTACGTGAAGGAAACTCTGACCGTAGAGCTCCAAGAGCAGTTAAAAACTTTGCAAAAGCAAACCCTCACTCAATGGGTGCTTGGTCTGCTGACTCAAAAACTAAAGTGGCTTCAATGTCAGGCGGTGATTTTTACGGAAGTGAAAAATCATTAACTGTTGCTGAAGCAAATGATGTAAAAATCGAATTTGTTGCTAAAGACGGAACTACAACTGTTCTTAAAGCAAGTACGCCATTAAAAGCTGGAGAAATCATTGACAGTTCAGTTTTAAGTGTTAGCAAATTAAAAGCTTTTGCTGCTGATGTTATCGCTGAAGCTAAAGCTGCAGGAGTTTTACTTTCTGTGCACTTAAAAGCTACAATGATGAAAGTTTCTGACCCAATTATCTTTGGCGCTATCGTTGAAGTATATTTTGCAGATGTTTTCAAAAAATACGCTTCTTTATTCGCTGAATTAAATGTTGATACAAGAAACGGTTTAGGTGATATCTATGCTAAAATTGCTGGAAGACCTGAGCAAGCAGAAGTTGAAGCTGCTATCGATCAAGCTATCGCTAACGGGCCAGCTTTGGCAATGGTGAATTCTGATAAAGGAATTACAAACTTACACGTTCCTTCTGATGTTATTGTTGATGCATCTATGCCAGCAATGATCCGTACTTCTGGACAAATGTGGAACAAAGAAGGAAAAGCACAAGATACATTTGCGGTTATTCCAGACCGTTCTTATGCTGGAGTTTATACTGCAACTATTGATTTCTGTAAAAAACATGGTGCTTTTGATCCAAAAACAATGGGAAGTGTTCCTAACGTTGGATTAATGGCTCAAAAAGCGGAAGAATACGGATCTCACGACAAAACTTTCCAAATTAAAGGTGACGGTGTTGTTCGTGTTGTTGATGCAAACGGAACTGTATTAATGGAGCAAAACGTTGAAGCTAATGACATTTTCAGAATGTGTCAAGCAAAAGACGCTCCAATTCAGGACTGGGTTAAATTGGCTGTAAACAGAGCTCGTTTATCTAGCACTCCTGCTGTTTTCTGGTTAGACGAAAACAGAGCACACGATAGAGAATTGATCGTAAAAGTTCAAAAATACCTTAAGGACTACGATACTACAAACTTAGATATCCGTATTTTAAACCCAGTTGCTGCTACAGAATTTACTTTAAACAGAATCATCAAAGGTTTAGATACTATCTCTGTAACAGGAAACGTTTTACGTGACTACTTAACAGATTTATTCCCAATCTTAGAATTAGGAACTTCTGCAAAAATGCTTTCTATCGTTCCGTTAATGAACGGTGGTGGATTGTTTGAAACTGGTGCTGGAGGTTCTGCCCCTAAACACGTTGAGCAATTTACAGAAGAAGGATACCTACGTTGGGATTCATTAGGAGAGTTTTTAGCTCTTGGTGCTTCTTTAGAGCATTTAGGACAAACTTTAGATAATTCTAAAGCGATTGTTTTATCTGAAACTTTAGACCAAGCAAACGATAAATTCTTAGCAAACGATAAATCGCCAGCTCGTAAAGTGGGTCAAATTGATAACCGTGGTTCTCACTTCTATTTAGCATTCTACTGGGCTCAAGCTTTGGCTGCTCAAACTAAAGATGCTGAATTGAAAGCGATCTTTACTCCAATTGCTGTTGAATTTGAAGCTAATGAAGCTAAAATCGATGCAGAGTTAATTGGCGCTCAAGGAAAAGCTCAGAATATTGGAGGTTATTACCAACCAACTCCAGAATTAGTAAGCAAAGCAATGCGTCCTAGCGAAACATTCAATGCAATTATTGCTAAAATCAAATAA
- the rplS gene encoding 50S ribosomal protein L19, producing MADLLKFVQNEFVAKKDFPDFGAGDTITVFYEIKEGEKTRTQFFKGVVIQRRGSGNTETFTIRKMSGAIGVERIFPVNLPALQKIEINKKGHVRRARIFYFRELTGKKAKIKDKRR from the coding sequence ATGGCAGATTTATTAAAATTCGTTCAAAACGAATTCGTTGCTAAAAAAGATTTCCCAGATTTCGGAGCTGGAGACACAATCACTGTTTTCTACGAAATTAAAGAGGGTGAAAAAACAAGAACTCAGTTTTTTAAAGGAGTTGTTATTCAAAGAAGAGGTTCTGGAAACACAGAAACTTTTACAATTCGTAAAATGTCAGGAGCTATTGGTGTTGAGCGTATCTTCCCAGTAAACTTGCCAGCTTTGCAAAAAATCGAAATCAACAAGAAAGGTCACGTACGTAGAGCTAGAATTTTCTACTTCAGAGAACTTACTGGTAAAAAAGCTAAGATTAAAGATAAAAGAAGATAA
- the trmD gene encoding tRNA (guanosine(37)-N1)-methyltransferase TrmD, with product MRIDIITLLPELLRSPFEASIMKRAIDKGLVEVHFHNLRDYSTNRQKSVDDYPFGGGAGMVMTIQPIDDCITHLKSQRDYDEVIYMSPDGETLNQKMANKMSMYKNIIILCGHYKGVDQRVRDHFITKEISIGDYVLSGGELGAIVLSDALIRLIPGVLSDETSALTDSFQDNLLSGPIYTRPADYKGWKVPEVLTSGHAAKIDKWREDMAFEHTKNRRPDLLE from the coding sequence ATGCGAATCGATATTATTACACTTTTACCTGAATTATTAAGAAGTCCGTTTGAAGCTTCGATTATGAAACGTGCCATTGACAAAGGTTTGGTCGAAGTACATTTTCACAATCTGCGTGATTATAGCACCAACAGACAAAAAAGTGTTGATGATTATCCATTTGGCGGAGGTGCTGGAATGGTCATGACAATTCAGCCAATTGACGACTGCATTACGCATTTAAAAAGTCAGCGCGATTATGACGAAGTTATATATATGTCACCTGACGGCGAAACCTTGAATCAAAAAATGGCAAATAAAATGTCGATGTACAAAAACATTATTATTTTATGCGGCCATTATAAAGGGGTTGACCAAAGAGTTCGAGATCATTTTATTACAAAGGAAATTTCAATTGGCGATTATGTCTTGTCTGGCGGAGAATTGGGCGCCATCGTTTTATCTGATGCATTAATCCGATTGATTCCTGGTGTTTTAAGCGACGAAACCTCAGCATTGACAGACAGTTTTCAAGATAATTTGTTATCAGGACCAATATACACAAGACCTGCCGATTATAAAGGATGGAAAGTGCCAGAAGTTTTAACCAGCGGTCACGCCGCCAAAATTGACAAATGGCGCGAAGACATGGCTTTTGAACATACTAAAAATAGACGTCCAGATTTACTTGAATAG
- the tnpA gene encoding IS200/IS605 family transposase — translation MANTYTQIHIHFVFAVKYRNATIHKNWKEELYKYVSGIIKNNNHKLLAINGVEDHIHILIGIRPAQSISDLMKIVKQNSSKWINDNNFFNYHFEWQEGYGAFSHSKSQLNAVVNYIQNQEEHHKKKTFREEYINFLEKFEVEYDEKFIFKELI, via the coding sequence ATGGCAAATACATATACACAAATACATATTCACTTTGTTTTTGCGGTCAAGTATAGAAATGCAACCATACACAAGAATTGGAAAGAGGAATTGTATAAGTATGTTTCAGGAATTATTAAAAACAATAATCATAAGCTTCTGGCTATAAATGGAGTCGAAGATCATATTCATATTTTAATTGGAATACGACCTGCACAATCGATTTCTGACTTAATGAAAATTGTAAAACAAAATTCCTCAAAATGGATCAATGATAATAATTTTTTTAATTATCATTTTGAATGGCAAGAAGGATATGGTGCATTTTCACATAGTAAATCACAGTTGAATGCGGTTGTAAATTACATTCAGAATCAAGAAGAACATCATAAAAAGAAAACATTTAGAGAAGAATACATTAATTTTCTTGAAAAGTTTGAAGTTGAATATGATGAAAAGTTTATTTTTAAAGAATTAATCTAA
- a CDS encoding NADPH-dependent FMN reductase translates to MSPQKIKIFAIVGSTRKKSSNYKILKYISEKINPQFQIEIFEEIDRLPHFNPDLDQETPPQKVTEFRNKISQANGILICTPEYVFSLPGTLKNALEWCVSTTIFSGKRTGLITASASGEMGHEQLLLIMKTVEAKFDNTIQLLIQGIRGKVNDEGKIVNIATEAALASFIHNFENQFLSEL, encoded by the coding sequence ATGTCTCCTCAAAAAATAAAAATCTTTGCTATTGTTGGTAGTACAAGAAAAAAATCCAGTAATTATAAAATACTGAAATACATTTCAGAAAAAATAAATCCACAATTTCAAATTGAAATATTTGAAGAAATAGATCGATTACCACATTTTAATCCCGATTTAGATCAGGAAACTCCTCCACAGAAAGTTACTGAATTCAGAAATAAAATTAGTCAGGCTAATGGAATTCTAATTTGCACGCCCGAATATGTTTTCAGTTTGCCAGGAACTTTGAAAAATGCATTAGAATGGTGTGTTTCTACAACTATTTTCTCTGGAAAAAGAACCGGTTTGATCACTGCATCGGCTTCTGGAGAAATGGGACATGAGCAACTTTTGCTTATTATGAAAACCGTTGAAGCTAAATTTGATAATACTATACAGCTCTTAATACAAGGTATTCGCGGAAAAGTTAATGATGAAGGAAAAATTGTAAATATAGCGACCGAAGCAGCTCTGGCATCTTTTATTCATAATTTTGAAAATCAATTTTTGAGCGAATTGTAG